From one Streptomyces sp. NBC_01478 genomic stretch:
- a CDS encoding glycoside hydrolase family 43 protein — protein sequence MATDPVGEPMLLPDMPLHDPFVVADDTTRTYHLYTSNDPSVSGVEGVGTMVYRSRDLREWTRPVVVFLAAEQADLWAADGGWAPEVHAWGGRYYLFTTLHDEKSPLPLPPTGRWGTPFQLANHRRGTVTAVSESLLGPFTSVDPARPTPPGHLMTLDGTLYVDPSGQPWMVYAHEWLQTVDGTMEAIRLAPDLAGTIGDPVFLFKASDAPWIGEEIPAGVPHQLPPYVTDGPQVYRTPDGSLLMLWSTYEKNVLGADGTLTGGYVQTYAVSESGAIEGPWRQRRPLVREDSGHGMLFRTFEGQLTMILHRPFENARGKLYEMELAGDELRVLRQRRDLDGGG from the coding sequence ATGGCGACCGATCCCGTGGGCGAGCCGATGCTGCTCCCCGACATGCCGTTGCACGATCCGTTCGTCGTGGCCGACGACACGACCCGCACCTATCACCTCTACACGTCCAACGACCCTTCGGTGTCGGGCGTGGAGGGTGTCGGCACGATGGTCTACCGCAGCCGTGACCTGCGCGAGTGGACACGTCCGGTCGTGGTGTTCCTGGCGGCGGAGCAGGCCGATCTCTGGGCGGCCGACGGTGGTTGGGCGCCGGAGGTGCACGCGTGGGGCGGCAGGTACTACCTGTTCACCACGCTGCACGACGAGAAGAGCCCGCTGCCGCTGCCCCCGACCGGCCGGTGGGGAACGCCGTTCCAGCTCGCGAACCACCGGCGCGGCACGGTCACGGCCGTGTCCGAATCCCTGCTGGGCCCCTTCACTTCGGTCGACCCCGCACGCCCCACCCCGCCCGGGCACCTCATGACCCTGGACGGCACGCTGTACGTCGACCCGTCCGGGCAGCCGTGGATGGTGTACGCGCACGAGTGGCTGCAGACCGTCGACGGCACGATGGAGGCGATCCGGCTGGCCCCGGACCTCGCCGGGACGATCGGCGACCCCGTCTTCCTGTTCAAGGCCTCGGACGCGCCCTGGATCGGCGAGGAGATCCCCGCCGGCGTACCGCACCAACTCCCGCCCTACGTCACGGACGGTCCGCAGGTGTACCGCACCCCCGACGGGTCGCTGCTCATGCTGTGGTCGACGTACGAGAAGAACGTGCTCGGCGCGGACGGCACCCTCACCGGTGGGTACGTCCAGACCTACGCCGTCTCCGAGTCCGGTGCGATCGAGGGGCCTTGGCGGCAGCGGCGGCCGCTGGTGCGGGAGGACAGCGGGCACGGGATGCTGTTCCGCACGTTCGAGGGGCAGTTGACGATGATCCTCCACCGGCCGTTCGAGAACGCGCGGGGCAAGCTGTACGAGATGGAACTCGCCGGTGACGAACTGCGGGTGCTGCGACAGCGGAGGGACCTGGACGGCGGCGGCTGA
- a CDS encoding DUF2264 domain-containing protein, with translation MTPEDRLLSPYTGWTRAHWEALADAQLTAVRPCSTDRHALLHLPGPASRNGRHSDGLEGFARTFLLAGFRLARSGDNDPNDHAGWYAEGLTAGTDPHSPEHWPSMRECGQAKVECASVAIALHETRPWIWDRLDDGVRQRIVAWMTELLGSEVPDNNWVWFRAITSAFLRSVGAPWSAPDIGHAIARTEAWYAGDGWYSDGGGTGGPLRHFDHYSGWAMHYYPLWYCRISGADADPALLPRYRARLRRYLDDVQHLVAADGSPLHQGRSLTYRYAMLCPLWAGAVFDATPLPAGRTRRLASGVLRHFTEAGCFDRRGLQPLGWHGEFTAIRQPYSGPGSPYWSSKGFAGLVLPAEHPVWSEKEEASPIETRDVRRTLAAPGWLVSGTVADGVVRVVNHGSDHAGGDGVDAEADDPVYSRLAYASHAAPDSTDASLNDPLDSHIALLDVEGRPSHRRPLTRLHLGVRTAVSRHRAHWPLGPVPAPYAHDPAPAFRTGPWITTASVLNGALEVRLARVDGPVREPLRLRVGGYCLAAAEPPLTRETNGPAAWVGRPTGLSSTVVGLRGFDESGIATARDANAFGAHSATPWLATTAEVEPGAVYAALVCLSGVVAGPGAAEAVHLEVCHDGDGSALVSVTWPDGTGDNVRLGPPS, from the coding sequence TTGACCCCGGAGGACCGGCTCCTCTCCCCTTACACCGGCTGGACGCGCGCCCACTGGGAGGCGCTGGCCGACGCCCAACTGACCGCCGTCCGCCCCTGTTCCACCGACCGGCACGCCCTCCTCCACCTGCCCGGCCCGGCCAGCCGCAACGGCCGGCACAGCGACGGCCTCGAAGGCTTCGCCCGCACCTTCCTGCTCGCCGGCTTCCGCCTGGCCCGGTCCGGCGACAACGACCCGAACGATCACGCCGGTTGGTACGCCGAGGGCCTGACCGCAGGCACCGACCCGCACTCCCCGGAACACTGGCCGAGCATGCGCGAGTGCGGGCAGGCCAAGGTGGAGTGCGCGTCGGTGGCGATCGCGCTGCACGAGACCCGGCCCTGGATCTGGGACCGGCTGGACGACGGCGTACGGCAGCGGATCGTCGCCTGGATGACGGAGCTGCTCGGCAGCGAGGTCCCCGACAACAACTGGGTCTGGTTCAGGGCGATCACGTCGGCGTTCCTGCGCTCGGTCGGCGCGCCGTGGAGCGCGCCCGACATCGGCCACGCGATCGCGCGCACGGAGGCCTGGTACGCGGGCGACGGCTGGTACTCCGACGGCGGCGGCACGGGCGGCCCGCTCCGGCACTTCGACCACTACTCGGGCTGGGCGATGCACTACTACCCGCTCTGGTACTGCCGTATCTCCGGCGCCGACGCGGACCCCGCGCTGCTCCCCCGCTACCGTGCCCGGCTGCGCCGCTACCTCGACGACGTCCAGCACCTGGTGGCGGCCGACGGCTCCCCGCTCCACCAGGGCCGCTCCCTCACGTACCGCTACGCGATGCTCTGCCCGCTGTGGGCAGGCGCCGTCTTCGACGCCACTCCCCTGCCGGCGGGCCGTACCCGACGCCTCGCGAGCGGAGTGCTGCGGCACTTCACCGAGGCCGGCTGCTTCGACCGGCGCGGGCTCCAACCACTGGGCTGGCACGGCGAGTTCACGGCGATCCGGCAGCCGTACTCCGGTCCCGGCTCGCCGTACTGGTCGAGCAAGGGCTTCGCCGGACTGGTGCTGCCCGCCGAGCATCCGGTCTGGTCGGAGAAGGAGGAGGCCTCGCCGATCGAAACACGGGACGTACGGCGGACGTTGGCCGCTCCCGGATGGCTCGTCTCCGGCACGGTCGCGGACGGGGTCGTGCGCGTCGTCAACCACGGCAGCGACCACGCGGGCGGCGACGGTGTCGACGCCGAGGCGGACGACCCGGTCTACAGCCGCCTCGCCTACGCCTCGCACGCCGCCCCCGACAGCACGGACGCGAGCCTGAACGACCCGCTCGACTCGCACATCGCGCTGCTCGACGTCGAGGGGCGGCCCTCTCATCGCCGGCCGCTGACCCGGCTGCACCTGGGTGTGCGCACCGCCGTCTCCCGCCATCGCGCGCACTGGCCGCTCGGCCCGGTGCCCGCTCCGTACGCCCACGATCCCGCGCCCGCTTTCCGTACGGGTCCGTGGATCACGACCGCGTCCGTGCTGAACGGGGCGCTGGAGGTGCGGCTCGCGCGGGTCGACGGGCCGGTTCGGGAACCGCTGCGGCTGCGGGTCGGCGGCTACTGTCTGGCCGCCGCCGAGCCGCCGCTCACGCGGGAAACGAACGGTCCCGCCGCCTGGGTCGGCCGTCCAACCGGGCTGTCCAGCACGGTGGTTGGGCTACGGGGGTTCGACGAGTCGGGCATCGCCACCGCGCGCGACGCCAACGCCTTCGGCGCGCACTCGGCAACACCCTGGCTCGCCACGACGGCGGAGGTCGAACCGGGTGCGGTGTACGCCGCGTTGGTCTGTCTCTCCGGGGTGGTAGCGGGGCCGGGTGCCGCCGAAGCCGTACACCTGGAGGTCTGTCACGACGGTGACGGCAGCGCCCTCGTCTCCGTCACCTGGCCCGACGGCACCGGGGACAACGTCCGCCTGGGGCCGCCGAGTTGA
- a CDS encoding carbohydrate ABC transporter permease, protein MSTLSQRPRPRTRLSLRQGRRGLLYLVLLGGGLIWLYPFLWALGSSLKSTDGFFSGGLNPIPSEFHWSNYSEAWTQADFGRFFVNTVLFATGTVIVTLLATSMAGYVLARTDFPGKKLWLGLVGVTLFLPHGYTIIPVFDLIQRLHLLNTLWSVVIVQSAGGMVFGTFLFMGYFTTIDRGLEDAARVDGANFHQIFWRIMLPLSGPMLATVGLFACINAWNSFFIPLVFTLSRPELHTLSVGMFNFIGQNSTAWTLVCAGSVITLAPIVLIFVVLQRFFINGLAGAVKQ, encoded by the coding sequence ATGTCCACACTGTCCCAACGCCCGCGCCCGCGAACGCGGTTGAGCCTGCGCCAAGGCCGACGCGGCCTGCTGTACCTCGTGTTGCTCGGCGGCGGCCTCATCTGGCTCTACCCGTTCCTGTGGGCGCTCGGCAGTTCGCTCAAGAGCACCGACGGCTTCTTCTCCGGCGGGCTGAACCCGATCCCGTCCGAGTTCCACTGGTCCAACTACAGCGAGGCCTGGACGCAGGCGGACTTCGGCCGGTTCTTCGTCAACACGGTCCTGTTCGCGACCGGCACGGTCATCGTCACGCTGCTCGCCACCTCCATGGCGGGCTACGTCCTGGCCCGCACCGACTTCCCCGGCAAGAAACTCTGGCTGGGCCTGGTCGGGGTGACGCTCTTCCTGCCGCACGGCTACACGATCATCCCGGTCTTCGACCTGATCCAGCGGCTCCACCTCCTCAACACCCTCTGGTCGGTGGTCATCGTCCAGTCGGCGGGCGGGATGGTCTTCGGCACCTTCCTCTTCATGGGCTACTTCACGACGATCGACCGGGGACTCGAGGACGCGGCCCGCGTGGACGGCGCGAACTTCCACCAGATCTTCTGGCGGATCATGCTCCCGCTGTCCGGACCGATGCTGGCGACCGTCGGCCTGTTCGCCTGCATCAACGCCTGGAACAGCTTCTTCATCCCGCTGGTCTTCACCCTCTCCCGCCCCGAACTGCACACCCTCTCGGTGGGCATGTTCAACTTCATCGGCCAGAACTCCACCGCCTGGACCCTGGTGTGCGCGGGCTCGGTCATCACGCTGGCGCCCATCGTCCTGATCTTCGTCGTGCTCCAGCGGTTCTTCATCAACGGCCTTGCGGGCGCGGTCAAGCAGTAA
- a CDS encoding glycoside hydrolase family 6 protein encodes MRWKALLKNASLRTALICLLVAPLPLLAAGPAAAASPVSLTSGFYSNPDSGPAVWVRNNPSDARAARIQSAIASQPIARWFADESAGIGPAVSGYVGAADSHDKLPVLVAYNIPGRDACGGESSGGAGSVAAYRTWISTFAAAVGTHPAVVVIEPDALSDFSCLTGAQINDRLAMLSYAAQMFQQKAPNTWAYLDAGHTNWVDPATMASRLRSAGVAAVRGFSLNVSNFYTTPSSETYGNAINSALGGGSHFAVDTSRNGNGSNGEWCNPAGRKLGVTPRVGGAEDLLLWVKTPGNSDGRCGIAPTVPAGQFSPDLAVRLIDGT; translated from the coding sequence ATGCGCTGGAAAGCCCTGCTGAAAAACGCTTCGCTCCGAACTGCCCTGATCTGCCTGCTCGTTGCGCCGCTGCCGCTCCTCGCGGCCGGTCCGGCGGCAGCGGCGAGCCCGGTCTCCCTGACGAGCGGCTTCTACTCCAACCCCGACTCCGGCCCGGCCGTCTGGGTCAGGAACAATCCTTCAGACGCCCGCGCCGCGCGCATCCAGTCGGCCATCGCCTCCCAGCCGATCGCCCGCTGGTTCGCCGACGAGAGCGCGGGGATCGGACCGGCCGTGTCCGGCTACGTCGGCGCCGCCGACAGCCACGACAAACTGCCGGTCCTGGTCGCGTACAACATCCCGGGCCGGGACGCGTGCGGCGGCGAGTCGTCCGGCGGCGCGGGCAGCGTGGCCGCCTACCGCACCTGGATCTCCACCTTCGCGGCGGCGGTCGGTACCCACCCCGCCGTGGTCGTCATCGAACCGGACGCCCTGTCCGACTTCAGTTGCCTGACCGGCGCCCAGATCAACGACCGCCTCGCGATGCTCTCGTACGCCGCCCAGATGTTCCAGCAGAAGGCACCCAACACCTGGGCGTACCTGGACGCCGGACACACCAACTGGGTCGACCCGGCGACCATGGCGAGCCGACTGAGGTCGGCGGGCGTGGCCGCCGTCCGCGGCTTCTCCCTGAACGTCTCGAACTTCTACACCACCCCGTCCTCGGAGACCTACGGCAACGCGATCAACTCGGCGCTCGGCGGCGGCTCCCACTTCGCCGTCGACACCAGCCGCAACGGCAACGGCTCCAACGGCGAGTGGTGCAACCCGGCCGGCCGCAAGCTGGGCGTCACCCCGCGCGTGGGCGGCGCCGAGGACCTCCTGCTGTGGGTCAAGACGCCGGGCAACTCCGACGGCCGGTGCGGCATCGCCCCGACCGTCCCCGCCGGCCAGTTCAGCCCCGACCTCGCCGTCCGGCTCATCGACGGCACCTGA
- a CDS encoding ABC transporter substrate-binding protein translates to MTSSNVSRRGLLRTAALGAGTLALGGGLSACGAGSPSSAADALTYWDWYVTQAPWVDREIELFEKGHSDVSVKKSTQQNAKYADLVALANRSGNPPDVFMIPQVPSVAEQVAKGWLHPLDEWATPQWQSRFPEGTFLEGANVFDGKVYSAPLKGSGPLYQLYIHHGVFKSAGLTNPDGTVKIPRTWDEVTSAAQTITKKSGGKSYGLGFGNADNIGVLAWWLDLFVRGAGAPGGAPTGAGTGMDYRVGKWTYGTDRSYADFLELFVEWKKRGFFHPNSVSLSDEAARAFFERGKFGMTVGGVWNQPEWTQHKFTDYSLVTLPSPTATPKGYYYADPVGNGSFAAVSAKSKKAHEAFQWLDALTSPAAGRRWVQDLNGVSAYPAGNDPTGIDSKPFAAFVGMTRQVLRGPVPLVRNPDLAGVAPGAPKPDISDVVTGIYTGQIKDVQGALSSLADKKFQLLSDAVAAVAKQGKKVSTADYVFADWDPTKPYTTKKKA, encoded by the coding sequence ATGACTTCGTCGAACGTCTCCAGACGCGGCCTCCTGCGCACCGCCGCACTCGGCGCCGGCACCCTCGCCCTGGGCGGCGGCCTGAGCGCGTGCGGCGCCGGCTCCCCCTCCTCGGCGGCGGACGCGCTCACCTACTGGGACTGGTACGTCACCCAGGCCCCCTGGGTCGACAGGGAGATAGAGCTCTTCGAGAAGGGCCACAGCGACGTCAGCGTCAAGAAGAGCACCCAACAGAACGCCAAATACGCCGACTTGGTCGCACTCGCCAACCGCAGCGGCAACCCGCCGGACGTCTTCATGATCCCGCAGGTCCCCAGCGTCGCCGAGCAGGTCGCCAAGGGCTGGCTGCACCCCCTCGACGAGTGGGCGACCCCGCAGTGGCAGTCGCGCTTTCCCGAGGGCACCTTCCTGGAAGGCGCCAACGTCTTCGACGGCAAGGTCTATTCGGCCCCGCTGAAGGGCTCGGGCCCGCTCTACCAGCTCTACATCCACCACGGCGTCTTCAAGTCCGCCGGCCTGACGAACCCGGACGGCACCGTCAAGATCCCCAGGACCTGGGACGAGGTGACCAGCGCCGCCCAGACGATCACCAAGAAGAGCGGCGGTAAGTCCTACGGCCTCGGCTTCGGCAACGCCGACAACATCGGTGTCCTTGCCTGGTGGCTGGACCTGTTCGTGCGCGGCGCGGGCGCGCCCGGTGGCGCTCCGACCGGTGCCGGCACCGGCATGGACTACCGCGTGGGCAAGTGGACTTACGGCACCGACCGCTCGTACGCCGACTTCCTGGAGCTGTTCGTCGAGTGGAAGAAGCGCGGCTTCTTCCACCCCAACTCCGTGAGCCTCTCGGACGAAGCGGCCCGCGCGTTCTTCGAGCGCGGCAAGTTCGGCATGACCGTCGGCGGTGTGTGGAACCAACCCGAGTGGACCCAGCACAAGTTCACCGACTACAGCCTGGTCACCCTGCCCTCGCCCACCGCGACCCCGAAGGGCTACTACTACGCGGACCCGGTCGGCAACGGCTCCTTCGCCGCGGTCTCCGCCAAGAGCAAGAAAGCGCACGAGGCGTTCCAGTGGCTGGACGCGCTGACGTCCCCGGCGGCGGGGCGCCGCTGGGTGCAGGACCTCAACGGCGTCTCCGCGTACCCCGCGGGCAACGACCCCACCGGCATCGACTCCAAGCCCTTCGCCGCCTTCGTCGGCATGACCCGGCAGGTGCTGCGCGGCCCGGTGCCCCTCGTGCGCAACCCGGACCTGGCAGGCGTCGCGCCCGGCGCGCCCAAGCCCGACATCAGCGATGTGGTGACCGGCATCTACACCGGTCAAATCAAGGACGTTCAGGGCGCGTTGAGCAGCCTGGCCGACAAGAAATTCCAGCTCCTGTCCGACGCGGTCGCCGCGGTGGCCAAGCAGGGCAAGAAGGTCAGCACGGCCGACTACGTCTTCGCCGACTGGGACCCCACCAAGCCGTACACCACGAAGAAGAAGGCGTGA
- a CDS encoding ABC transporter ATP-binding protein: protein MGSPESRGPGPRRGSVLLALRYYGRESVRLRRWTAPATLLPALGNIGINYIAPLIVAKLVGRIAGDTGIGVRATLPYVLGFAGVLLLAEVLWRLGLHCLNRLDALGIEHLYVIGMDELFAKDAAFFHDNFAGSLTKRVLSFASRFEEFVDTMTFQVVGSLVPLLFGSVVLWRYEPLLVVGLLAMIALTALVVAPLIRRRQALVDLREEAIARVSGHVADSLMNMDTVRAFAAEEREAAEHRSRVAQSRRLTLRSWDYGNLRIDTLVAPLSVLTNALGLLLAVALGGGTHGVEAVVVAFTYYTNATRIMFEFNQIYRRLESSMTEAAQFTELLMAPPTVVDPDSPEPLRTRATDVRFENVTFAHAGADTLFDGLDLTVPGGTKIGLVGRSGGGKTTLSRLLLRMTDIDSGRILIGGQDISRLRQADLRSLIAYVPQDPAMFHRTLRENLTFARPDATDAEVRRAAEAAHVTEFADALPDGFETMVGERGVKLSGGQRQRVALARAILRDAPILLLDEATSALDSESEILVQEALWRLMEGRTALVVAHRLSTVAGMDRLVVLDRGRIVEQGTHQELLAAEGAYAKLWLHQSGGFLDESPEQAADLL, encoded by the coding sequence ATGGGATCGCCTGAATCGCGCGGCCCCGGGCCGCGCAGAGGCTCGGTGTTACTCGCTCTTCGCTACTACGGACGGGAATCGGTCCGGCTCCGCCGGTGGACCGCGCCCGCCACACTGCTGCCCGCACTCGGCAACATCGGCATCAACTACATCGCGCCGCTGATCGTCGCCAAGCTCGTCGGCCGCATCGCCGGCGACACGGGCATCGGCGTCCGTGCGACGCTGCCGTACGTCCTCGGGTTCGCCGGAGTCCTGCTGCTCGCCGAGGTGTTGTGGCGCCTGGGACTGCACTGTCTCAACCGGCTCGACGCGCTCGGCATCGAGCACCTGTATGTGATCGGCATGGACGAACTCTTCGCCAAGGACGCCGCGTTCTTCCACGACAACTTCGCCGGGTCCCTCACCAAGCGGGTGTTGAGCTTCGCCTCCCGCTTCGAGGAGTTCGTCGACACGATGACGTTCCAGGTGGTGGGCAGCCTGGTACCGCTGCTGTTCGGCTCGGTCGTGCTGTGGCGCTACGAACCGCTGCTCGTCGTAGGCCTGTTGGCGATGATCGCGCTCACCGCCCTGGTCGTCGCGCCGCTCATCCGGCGCCGCCAGGCACTCGTCGACCTGCGCGAGGAGGCCATCGCCCGGGTGTCCGGCCATGTCGCCGACAGCCTGATGAACATGGACACCGTCCGCGCGTTCGCAGCCGAGGAACGCGAGGCGGCCGAACACCGCTCCCGCGTCGCCCAGTCGAGGCGCCTCACGCTGCGTTCCTGGGACTACGGCAACCTGCGCATCGACACCCTGGTCGCACCGCTCTCCGTGCTCACCAACGCGCTCGGGCTGCTGCTCGCGGTGGCCCTCGGCGGCGGAACCCACGGCGTGGAAGCGGTCGTTGTCGCCTTCACGTACTACACGAACGCGACCCGGATCATGTTCGAGTTCAATCAGATATACCGGCGCCTGGAAAGCTCGATGACCGAAGCCGCCCAGTTCACCGAGCTGTTGATGGCACCGCCCACCGTCGTCGACCCGGACTCGCCCGAGCCGCTGCGGACCCGGGCCACCGACGTCCGCTTCGAGAACGTGACCTTCGCCCACGCGGGCGCCGACACCCTCTTCGACGGACTCGACCTGACCGTGCCCGGCGGCACGAAGATCGGCCTCGTCGGCCGCTCCGGCGGCGGCAAGACCACCCTCAGCCGGCTGCTGCTGCGGATGACGGACATCGACTCCGGCCGCATCCTGATCGGCGGCCAGGACATCAGCCGGCTCCGCCAGGCCGACCTGCGCAGCCTGATCGCGTACGTGCCGCAGGACCCGGCGATGTTCCACCGCACCCTGCGCGAGAACCTCACCTTCGCGCGCCCCGACGCCACCGACGCCGAGGTCCGCCGGGCCGCCGAGGCGGCGCACGTCACCGAGTTCGCCGACGCGCTGCCGGACGGCTTCGAGACGATGGTGGGGGAGCGCGGGGTCAAGCTCTCCGGCGGACAGCGCCAACGCGTCGCCCTCGCCCGGGCGATCCTGCGCGACGCCCCGATCCTGCTGCTCGACGAGGCCACCAGCGCCCTCGACTCCGAGAGCGAGATCCTCGTCCAGGAAGCGCTGTGGCGGCTCATGGAGGGCCGGACGGCACTCGTCGTCGCGCACCGGCTGAGCACCGTCGCCGGCATGGACCGCCTCGTCGTCCTCGACCGCGGCCGGATCGTCGAACAGGGCACGCACCAGGAGCTGTTGGCGGCCGAGGGCGCCTACGCGAAGCTGTGGCTGCACCAGTCGGGCGGCTTCCTCGACGAGAGCCCGGAACAGGCCGCCGACCTGCTCTGA
- a CDS encoding carbohydrate ABC transporter permease, with protein MSLLDTRERRRASPPPPPVAVRPGLGRRIRAAKWSYLYLAPMAVLLLAFVVYPIFASFGYTFYRWNGIGAPGDYVGLANFRQILHDGIFWGAVGHTFVYAFVLVPVQLLLALALALVLNNPKLKFALFFRTVYFIPVVTSAAVVGVVIQLMLANFGDSAGSLLAKTGVGDGQIDWLGDPHTALAVIIAIGIWHTLGYNLVYFLAGLQTIPAELYEAAKLDGCGPVQSFFRITIPMLRQVGVVIVVLAFIGSFQVFDLVQVLTGGGPYFATEVVNTYIYHLAFGGSAGAAAQPDIGLASAASFLYGLLLIVFSALQVLALRGISRRRTVANQ; from the coding sequence ATGTCACTCCTCGACACCCGCGAACGCAGGCGGGCATCCCCGCCCCCACCACCCGTCGCCGTCCGCCCCGGCCTCGGCCGCCGCATCCGCGCCGCCAAGTGGTCGTACCTCTATCTGGCCCCCATGGCCGTACTCCTGCTGGCCTTTGTGGTCTACCCGATCTTCGCCTCCTTCGGCTACACCTTCTATCGCTGGAACGGCATCGGCGCACCCGGTGACTACGTGGGCCTCGCCAACTTCCGGCAGATCCTGCACGACGGCATCTTCTGGGGCGCCGTCGGGCACACCTTCGTCTACGCCTTCGTCCTCGTCCCGGTGCAGCTCCTGCTGGCGCTGGCGCTCGCGCTGGTGCTGAACAACCCGAAGCTCAAGTTCGCGCTGTTCTTCCGGACCGTCTACTTCATCCCCGTCGTCACCTCGGCCGCGGTCGTCGGCGTCGTCATCCAGCTCATGCTCGCCAACTTCGGTGACTCGGCGGGCAGTCTGCTCGCCAAGACCGGGGTGGGCGACGGGCAGATCGACTGGCTCGGCGACCCGCACACCGCGCTGGCCGTGATCATCGCGATCGGCATCTGGCACACCCTCGGCTACAACCTGGTCTACTTCCTCGCCGGACTACAAACCATCCCGGCCGAGCTGTACGAGGCGGCGAAGCTCGACGGCTGCGGGCCGGTGCAGTCCTTCTTCCGCATCACCATCCCGATGCTGCGCCAAGTCGGCGTCGTCATCGTGGTGTTGGCCTTCATCGGCAGCTTCCAGGTCTTCGACCTGGTGCAGGTCCTCACCGGCGGCGGCCCCTACTTCGCCACCGAGGTCGTCAACACCTACATCTACCACCTGGCCTTCGGCGGCTCCGCCGGCGCCGCCGCCCAGCCCGACATCGGCCTGGCCTCCGCCGCCTCGTTCCTCTACGGCCTGCTGCTCATCGTCTTCTCCGCGCTCCAGGTACTCGCCCTGCGCGGGATCAGCCGCCGCCGTACGGTCGCCAACCAGTAA
- a CDS encoding LacI family DNA-binding transcriptional regulator — translation MAQGRGSAGRATIRDVASRAGVSVATVSRILSGAYTAPPATHERVMQAVHDLDYVVNANARSLNTTSGLIAMVVNDITSPFFMNVASGVEEQAVADGRVCLVCSTQGVPERELSVIDLMRQRGAEAVILVGGMAETEEHLTQLTAAAEGLDRAGARLVLCARPWKGGAKAPVDVVECDMENGAFAATSHLLSAGHTRVAHLAGPHEFSVAGQRLEGYERALRAHGVKPDPALVAESDMTRESGYEAACRLLTDTDATAIFCASDMSAAGAIAAARDLGRSVPDDLSVVGFDDIPLAEDLYPRLTTVHVPQQELGRSATRLALHRRPSDPPSRRVVLGSHVVVRQSVAPPARLNTVGKVDS, via the coding sequence ATGGCTCAAGGTCGGGGTTCCGCAGGCCGGGCGACGATCCGTGACGTGGCGTCGCGCGCGGGTGTGTCCGTCGCCACCGTCTCGCGGATTCTCAGCGGGGCGTACACCGCTCCCCCGGCGACGCACGAGCGGGTCATGCAGGCCGTGCACGACCTCGACTACGTGGTCAACGCCAACGCCCGCTCCCTGAACACGACTTCGGGCCTGATCGCGATGGTGGTCAACGACATCACCTCGCCGTTCTTCATGAACGTCGCCTCCGGGGTGGAGGAACAGGCCGTCGCCGACGGCCGGGTGTGCCTGGTCTGTTCCACCCAGGGTGTTCCGGAGCGGGAGTTGTCGGTGATCGACCTGATGCGCCAGCGCGGTGCGGAGGCGGTGATCCTGGTCGGCGGCATGGCCGAGACCGAAGAGCATCTCACCCAACTCACCGCCGCCGCCGAGGGGTTGGACCGGGCCGGGGCCCGTCTGGTGCTCTGCGCCCGGCCGTGGAAGGGCGGCGCGAAGGCACCGGTGGACGTGGTGGAGTGCGACATGGAGAACGGCGCCTTCGCCGCCACCAGCCATCTGCTCTCCGCCGGCCACACCCGGGTCGCCCACCTGGCCGGTCCGCACGAGTTCAGCGTGGCGGGCCAGCGCCTCGAAGGGTACGAACGGGCCCTGCGCGCCCACGGCGTGAAGCCCGACCCGGCGCTCGTCGCCGAGAGCGACATGACCCGCGAGTCCGGCTACGAGGCGGCCTGCCGCCTCCTCACCGACACCGACGCCACCGCGATCTTCTGCGCGAGCGACATGAGCGCCGCCGGCGCCATCGCCGCCGCCCGCGACCTGGGCCGTTCGGTCCCCGACGACCTCTCCGTGGTCGGCTTCGACGACATCCCGCTCGCCGAGGACCTCTATCCCCGGCTGACCACCGTGCACGTCCCCCAGCAGGAGCTCGGCCGCTCCGCGACCCGCCTCGCCCTGCACCGCCGCCCCTCGGATCCGCCGAGCCGCCGGGTGGTGCTCGGCTCGCACGTCGTCGTACGTCAGTCGGTGGCGCCCCCGGCCCGCCTCAACACCGTTGGAAAGGTGGACAGTTGA